The sequence CTCCGCaaaagtgtgttgttgttttgtgtcagtttcacgtcgccacttccattcacaattttcatcattgttccacaatgtttatcatcattcataaatgaatatctatatattttatactatacttgcactgcttaccgttttcatacttaactttatatatcttagcatattcatacacactgttaatactgttcatactgctcatatAGGCTACtttgtatatctagtgtattcatacccctcactgtttattcatcattcaattaattctatattttattctgtagattgtgtacattacttttcactttattgCTTTTTTCACTCCTGGttggaagctaaactgcatttcgttgtctcagtacctgtaatatgtgcaataacaataaagttgaatctaatcttgagcaggaacacatttatttacttagtacatatctgacattaacgattaaacacatttgtgcattctttctaaatgcaaaccgagtcaagctgACTCCGAGAGAGACACCTCTGGAGACACCTCTGGAGATCAGAAGAGAGAAACTTGCTCTGTCATACTGGGTCAGGCTACAAGGAAGTGGAGAGGAAAATATCACAAacagaatactacaggattgcTGGGAATATACAAAGTTCCAGGGGCGTGGGTTTGGCTGGACAAGTAAGGAGAGAACGAGGGCATGTGCAGTGGAGACCATAAAGTTTCCCAAAGCAAGCCCATTTAGCAGTGTTCCCCCTGTTAGCCTCTTCCACAATTCTTTGTTTtctgaggctaggaaggattcttatttatttgattcTTTTATTATTGTACTCCCATTGTGTTATTTAATATTGTAGTtattgcctgtacagcactttggtcaactgaaggttgttttaaatgtgctatataaataaataaagattgagcaagtgactcggaagacatgtgctaccaagcaagcgtcctcaacattgagaaacacccactgtcTGTTGTGGTTTTCAAACACCACCTGGCACCAAAAACTGGCAAAGAAGAGGTGTCTCAGTTTAAGTCCCCACTGTTCACCAGTAGATGGCAGGATTCACACAAATGTGGGTTTGGATTGTTAGAACTTTAATATCTAATCATTCCTATGATGCATTCCAGGTTAAAGGTGCGCCTACCCCAGGAGCCCTGAGGTGGAACAGGCTGGTGAGAGAAAGGAATAGAGACTTACGTAAGAGCCTGGGAGTAGTTGAAGTGAGGAGTGACTCCCAGGAACTTCTGGACTTCATCCATCACTGCTGCAGGGTCAGTTCTCAGCTGATGGCCATCTATGATCATGACCTAAACACAGATACATTCATACTATAACAATGGGTACTATTTACAAGCTAGTAAGGTAGTAACAACTAACTTTGGTACTGAACAAAGGTAATGGCATGGTGGCAGCTTATTTGTGTAACAACATCTACAATTCCTACAGGTAAAGCAGTAGTAAGTGTAACATTGTGTAACACCCATCTAAATTCATTGAAATCTAATAATATTGTTAGCCATTCCTTCAGTTACATTTGTAATAATCAATACACTAtatagaaggaaaaaaaagatcCCTTTCATTCACTTTCTTCCAAATATAATAACCATCTTtaacatacacatttagaataaCAAAAAGTGCATGTGTGCCTGTGCCTGTGCATACCTGGTTAGCAGGGTAGTAAGTGAGCCACCTGTCTAGGTGAGAGGAGTACAGACCGGGGAGGAGACAGCGGTTCTGCAGGGAGCGGAGCTCGGCCGGGGCTCCCTGTCTTGCACTAATGACATCATAGAAGGTGAAGTGCAGGGCTGCATGGTCCTCATGAGCTCTTTGATGCTAGGAACGTAAGCAGATTCAGCCAAATATGCTTAAAAAAATGCCCTCTTATTGTACAATTGATCTCATTCCTCCTCTTAAACTAGCATATTTTAAACCTGGAAGAAGACACCATCTTTGTTGTTAATGACATAACATTTGAGCAGGTATGCTGTTGAAATGCATGTCTTATTAATCAAAAGGACTTAAGCAAGAGATTTCAGGTTCCTGTGAAATGTTTCGCACTGAGACGTTTAATACAAATCATGTTCATTAACTCCAGACTCACAGCTTCAACTCCAAACttaattaaaatcaatacagagatAAAGCAGGTCATATAATGAAGCAGGGAGCTTATGAGAGTAAAAAAAATCAACATTTATCAATCAAATATCAAATacattgtgtgtgtttctgtacatACCTGATACCAGCTGTAGGCCCTGTCGGAGGGGTTGATAAGCAGGGTGATGATCTTGGCCTTGGGCAGCAGGGCAGCGGCTCGCCGGGGGGACTCCTCTGAGGGGAAGTAGTTAGCACTCTTCTCAAACAGGAAGTCAGTGCTAACATTAGAGGGCACGGGGAAAAACTCCATGTACCTGAGGCAAAAGACAAACAGAACATTGAAaggaaatgctacataaacacACTTGTGATACACAGCTCATACAGAAGACAGCATTACACGTCCTTTTTAAAGTCAGATACAGTCACAGAAGAATGGCCTTAAACTGTGCATAGACAACAAGCCTAAAATTGAATTGATAACATATTTTCAATGTGTTTAATGACACAATTTAAGAGTTAAAGCTTTTCTGGATGACTTTGGAGATTGCACCAGCTGTGTCTCTGTCAGCTAAGTAACACATTTATGGGTCAATTTAGGCAGCCATATGTCTGCAGGCTTAAAATATCACTGTGAAGATGTTTTTGAACTGTTTAGATCTGCTTAATGTATCATTGAAATCTGCAAGACACATTCAAGTCTATACAACAACCTTGCAAAAATGAAAAGTGGATGTCGAAAATGTCCCTGTTCACCTTAGGTTTCACCAATTAAAAGGAACAGAGTGCATGAAAgataggtgtgtgtgtctgcgctcTCACCAGTCAATTCCTTTGTGGTAGTTATTGGTGTTGAAGAACTGGACCTCCTCATAAGTCTTTGGACTGGGAAAGTTACTGGAGATGGAGGGATGCATGAGTAGGAAGAGATAAAGTGCTGTCGTTCCTGGAAGAAAGGGCATAATTCATAACTGGCTCGTTAATTCAACTCAGTAGAGagaagtctgtgtgtgtgcgtcagtatgtgtgagagctgtcatccACTGATCCATATTGGATGATTTCTTTCCTCGGCGATTGATATCTTGCTgataatgctgtgtgtgtgtgtgtgtgtgtgtgtgtgtgtgtgtgtgtgtgtgtgtgtgtgtgtgatgatgaTCACAGGCCTCCCCATCAAATctttcaaaagcgtttgacaccaatAAGCACTGGGGCTCTGGTCGTGCCCTCTGTCTCACCCTCAGCAGTCCTCTTTTCACCCTGTCCCCCTAACACTACTCCTATGCATTGTATTACATCCCCCTCACCCTGTTTCCTACTTGCTCCAATATCTCTTTCATTGTGAGGCACACACCGCAATAAAACGAGAACTAACCGTAGTTGTTGTAAGAGTGCTGACGTTGCTGTCGTGACCCCTCCTCCCATTTAGTAAACCATCATCTGGTAATTAGCAGCATTGTAGGACCTCCTCACCTCCCACATCAAACACCGGCAATTAGAATTCATGAGATAACATGAAGGCTGCTCTGGATCCAAGTAGCGTAAATAGATTAGAGATCTCCTTTTTGTGTCTCTTTCAAAGAAAGAAAGCCATACAAGGAGAGGTTTGTGGCTCAGCACTGTATCTCTGTGCATCTAAAGTAGATAGTGGGTGGAAGAAAGGAGGTAAGAGCCTCCTCCTTTGTCTCCCTTTGGCAGGGCCAAGGGAGCTGTGGGGATTAGATGAACAGGCTCTGATGTTGATGATCTCGACACCTGGGCACACAGAAGCGGTGTCTCTGTTGTGTGTAGCTCACCTGTTTTCTGTGGCCCTATGACCATGAACTTGGGTAACCTGTCACAGGTTTTCTCTTTAGACCAGATGTCTTTATGTCGTTTGTCATCACAAGGGTTCTTAAGATGCAAAGACAAAGGAATAGAGGTTAGACTCATAGTGTAGGCTGCATATAGAGATCAAGTATAAACATggcaattattattaatatacgggaagctgtggctcagtggttagtgtgctggacttcaaatcaggggatagcaagtttgagtcccactgcagtcagcatgtcgttgtgtccctgggcaagacacttcaccccaaattgctcctgtggggattgtccacagtactgaatgtatgtaagtcgcttttgataaaagcatctaacaagtgacatgtaatatacAGTATTTACTACATAGAATGACTGATTTATATTATTGTTTCACTTACTTACAAAAAGCAATTTAATCTTGAATTCTTTCTTTTTCAGGCGTGTGAGACAAAGTTAGCACGGTGTAGAATGAATTCTCAATAAACCATCATAAATGTGACTATGACATTTGGGCAATATATCAATATACACTTTGCAATTGTGTATGATGATATGTTCATGATATATTCTATGGAAAGATAAAACGAAATAATATagcattttttcttttctttttacaaAAGAAAACAGGACTCACTTTCCACATCAAACAGCTTTTACAACCTGTGTTATTCCTGAACATCATTGAATCCACATAATAACACTGAATTGTGCATACAAAAAATGTACAGGCAAGTGCAGAAACACACAAGCCAGTACATGTGTTCAAATATTCAAGCAAGCACACCTGCCAGAGTGGATTCCTTTGATCCGGAAAAAGCTGGAAGTACTTGTGTGCAAGCTGCAGCGGTGGGAGTGTGTGGAGTTTCAGGTTGGTCCAGGATCGAATGAAGGAAGCCAGGTGGACAAACGTGTAGAGACCCAGCCGATCATTGCCATAGTTGGACAGATGCGTCATGAATATACTGATCTAGGGTGGAAAACAGAGACAGAGTAGTGTTATAGAGAGGAAAGGAGAAATAAATGGAGAGAAGGAAATCATAAACTGTTGTGTGCAAAATTGTGATAAAGTCAAAATATCATTTCCCAAGTTTGCTATTAAAAAAAGGGAGCGCGGTAAATCTAATTACTGTTGTTGTGACTGCAGTGGAAAGCTGAGATTATTTCTCAGTGTGTGATGGTTTTAAAGTCACTAACAGAGCAGCAGTCAACATTTGCTACCACTTTTCAAAGAGTCACACTCACTTTTTGTGATGCATGACTATAATAACTTTTGGCGCAATACAGTTTCAAGTATAAAGAGAAAAACAGATAAAGAAAAGCTGATGTATTTACCACTGACAGATAAAGCTGAGGAGGCAGCTCAATACTCCTCATAGCCACCGGGCGATGGGAGAGATGCAGCTACACACGGGGAAAGTGTttccgtgtgtgttggtgtgtgttcaTGATAGTTAATGTGTGTGAGGGAGAAGGAGAGACTCAGAGGGAGTGAAGGAGCGATAGTGTGTTGGTCCAGGCTATATGTCCACGCCTCAGTGCTTTTATAGGCTGATTAAAGAGACAAGCTAAGAtagctgccacacacacacacacacacacacacacacacacacacacacacacacacacacacacacacacacacacacacacacacacacacacacacacacacacacacacacacacacacacacacacacacacacacacacacacacacacacacacacacacacacacacacacacacacacacacacacacacacacacacacacacaccttttgtGATTGGAGGGAGCTTGGGAACGTGAAGCGTCTGGATGAAACGGTAACATCAGCCATTAAGATATGAATTATTTAgtggatatgtgtgtgtgagtgtgtccatGGATGATTGTAAGTATATTTAGGAGAATGTCTATGAATGTgaatgaacacaca is a genomic window of Pseudochaenichthys georgianus unplaced genomic scaffold, fPseGeo1.2 scaffold_424_arrow_ctg1, whole genome shotgun sequence containing:
- the LOC117442396 gene encoding bifunctional heparan sulfate N-deacetylase/N-sulfotransferase 4-like, with translation MTHLSNYGNDRLGLYTFVHLASFIRSWTNLKLHTLPPLQLAHKYFQLFPDQRNPLWQNPCDDKRHKDIWSKEKTCDRLPKFMVIGPQKTGTTALYLFLLMHPSISSNFPSPKTYEEVQFFNTNNYHKGIDWYMEFFPVPSNVSTDFLFEKSANYFPSEESPRRAAALLPKAKIITLLINPSDRAYSWYQHQRAHEDHAALHFTFYDVISARQGAPAELRSLQNRCLLPGLYSSHLDRWLTYYPANQVMIIDGHQLRTDPAAVMDEVQKFLGVTPHFNYSQALTFDPQKGFWCQLLEGGKTKCLGKSKGRKYPPMEPEAHAYLSRYYREHNVELSKLLHRLGQPLPSWLREELQKVR